One window from the genome of Paramisgurnus dabryanus chromosome 20, PD_genome_1.1, whole genome shotgun sequence encodes:
- the ppm1ba gene encoding protein phosphatase 1B, which yields MGAFLDKPKTEKLNAHGEGNGLRYGLSSMQGWRVEMEDAHTASVGLPHGLDDWSFFAVYDGHAGSRVANYCSKHLLEHIVAAGSADELRRAGPPAPETPAIEAVKRGIRAGFLRIDEHMRSFADLRNGMDRSGSTAVAVLLSPEHLYFINCGDSRALLCRNAQVCFTTLDHKPCDPREKERIQNAGGSVMIQRVNGSLAVSRALGDYDYKCVEGKGPTEQLVSPEPEIFEIGRSHAEDEFVVLACDGIWDVMSNEELCAFVRSRLEVIDNLERVCNEVVDTCLHKGSRDNMSIVLVCLPNAPQVSEEAVKKDAELDKYLESRVQELIEKAGDEGVPELAHVLSSLSQESIPNLPPGGGLASKHSVIEAMYNRLNPQREEDGSAADLEDPW from the exons ATGGGGGCGTTTTTGGATAAGCCCAAAACGGAGAAGCTTAATGCCCACGGGGAGGGAAACGGCCTGCGTTATGGCCTGAGCAGCATGCAGGGCTGGAGAGTTGAGATGGAAGATGCACACACAGCATCTGTAGGCCTACCGCACGGTTTGGACGACTGGTCCTTCTTTGCCGTCTACGATGGTCATGCCGGCTCGCGCGTCGCTAACTACTGCTCCAAGCATCTGTTGGAACACATCGTCGCCGCGGGGTCGGCAGATGAACTGCGGAGAGCTGGACCTCCGGCACCGGAAACGCCAGCCATAGAGGCAGTGAAGAGAGGGATCCGGGCCGGCTTCTTGAGGATCGACGAGCACATGCGCAGTTTTGCAGACCTGCGAAATGGCATGGACCGCAGCGGCTCCACCGCGGTCGCTGTGCTGCTCTCTCCCGAACACTTGTATTTCATCAACTGCGGGGACTCGCGCGCCCTTCTCTGTCGCAATGCGCAGGTCTGCTTCACTACACTGGACCATAAACCCTGCGACCCTAGGGAGAAGGAACGCATTCAAAATGCGGGCGGCTCAGTGATGATCCAGAGGGTTAATGGCTCACTGGCTGTTTCTCGTGCACTTGGTGATTATGACTACAAGTGTGTAGAGGGCAAGGGCCCCACGGAGCAGCTTGTGTCACCGGAACCGGAAATATTCGAGATTGGGCGATCTCATGCAGAGGATGAGTTTGTGGTGTTGGCGTGTGATGGTATTTGGGATGTGATGAGCAACGAGGAGCTTTGTGCCTTCGTTCGATCGAGACTGGAGGTGATAGATAACCTGGAGAGAGTGTGCAACGAGGTGGTGGATACATGTCTACACAAG GGAAGTCGAGATAATATGAGTATTGTATTAGTCTGTTTGCCAAATGCACCCCAGGTGTCAGAGGAGGCTGTAAAGAAAGATGCTGAGTTGGACAAGTACCTTGAGTCACGTGTTCAAG AGCTCATAGAGAAAGCAGGGGATGAAGGCGTGCCTGAGCTGGCACATGTCCTGAGCAGCCTTTCTCAAGAGAGTATCCCTAACCTCCCACCAGGGGGCGGCCTTGCAAGCAA GCACAGTGTTATTGAAGCAATGTACAACCGGTTAAACCCCCAAAGAGAAGAGGATGGT AGTGCTGCTGACCTTGAGGACCCGTGGTAA